The Paramisgurnus dabryanus chromosome 1, PD_genome_1.1, whole genome shotgun sequence genome includes a window with the following:
- the LOC135760687 gene encoding protein mono-ADP-ribosyltransferase PARP12 isoform X1 — protein sequence MATSNLFEWQLFDGQKWSSICNDIFIESHYCQPGATGITINTSMGSLYIDFDAMTVSGPFANLSIRRNMFLSHNQKQEVGWYYKDNHRWCEYGSQGLSGNTSSITSDSIEQQYIKNPNGSIQFSAGHMNYTVDFTAMTQTNMYTHMRRKVRRRPKFNSTVTVNSSLPTIAYPVHLPNISTECIWEFMGDEGIWTEFQKPGCSLDSADIERLYQQNPQSQVSFTAGRQNYTLCLSGMYQINNLYGTKRVVRRIAGGTQQTNSQFPQARWQFKDMDGLWKNYNKGGSRGYCSVSSEDIEAQYQQNPSGTMNFRAGRFNYDLNFSDMTQTNLSTYTIRDVRRL from the exons ATGGCTACCA GTAATCTCTTTGAATGGCAGTTGTTTGATGGACAGAAGTGGTCTAGTATCTGTAATGATATATTTATTGAATCCCATTACTGTCAGCCAGGAGCTACTGGTATTACCATCAACACCAGCATGGG ATCACTCTATATTGACTTTGATGCTATGACAGTCAGTGGGCCTTTTGCTAACCTCAGTATACGGCGAAATATGTTTCTGTCCCACAACCAAAAACAAGAAGTTGGCTGGTACTACAAAGATAACCATCGCTGGTGTGAATATGGATCTCAG GGATTGTCTGGTAACACATCTTCAATTACAAGTGATTCTATAGAGCAACAGTACATCAAAAACCCAAACGGCTCAATTCAGTTTTCTGCAGGGCACATGAATTACACTGTGGACTTCACTG CCATgactcaaacaaacatgtacaCACATATGAGGAGGAAAGTTAGAAGGCGGCCAAAATTCAATTCAACAGTTACAGTCAACAGCAG TTTACCAACAATTGCATATCCTGTACATTTGCCAAATATATCTACTGAATGCATCTGGGAGTTTATGGGTGATGAAGGCATCTGGACTGAGTTCCAGAAACCA GGATGTTCATTGGATAGCGCAGATATTGAGAGATTGTATCAGCAAAACCCTCAATCCCAGGTTTCATTCACTGCTGGACGACAAAATTACACACTTTGCTTAAGTG gAATGTATCAAATAAATAACCTGTATGGTACGAAAAGAGTTGTGAGGAGAATAGCAGGTGGAACCCAGCAAACAAACAG TCAATTTCCACAAGCTCGCTGGCAGTTCAAAGACATGGATGGTTTATGGAAGAATTATAATAAg GGTGGTTCTCGAGGTTATTGCAGTGTATCAAGTGAAGATATTGAGGCCCAGTACCAGCAAAACCCTTCAGGTACAATGAATTTCAGAGCGGGCAGATTCAACTATGACCTAAACTTCTCAG ACATGACCCAGACAAATCTGTCCACTTACACTATAAGAGATGTACGCCGCCTTTAG
- the LOC135760687 gene encoding protein mono-ADP-ribosyltransferase PARP12 isoform X2, whose protein sequence is MHSGNLFEWQLFDGQKWSSICNDIFIESHYCQPGATGITINTSMGSLYIDFDAMTVSGPFANLSIRRNMFLSHNQKQEVGWYYKDNHRWCEYGSQGLSGNTSSITSDSIEQQYIKNPNGSIQFSAGHMNYTVDFTAMTQTNMYTHMRRKVRRRPKFNSTVTVNSSLPTIAYPVHLPNISTECIWEFMGDEGIWTEFQKPGCSLDSADIERLYQQNPQSQVSFTAGRQNYTLCLSGMYQINNLYGTKRVVRRIAGGTQQTNSQFPQARWQFKDMDGLWKNYNKGGSRGYCSVSSEDIEAQYQQNPSGTMNFRAGRFNYDLNFSDMTQTNLSTYTIRDVRRL, encoded by the exons atgcaTTCAGGTAATCTCTTTGAATGGCAGTTGTTTGATGGACAGAAGTGGTCTAGTATCTGTAATGATATATTTATTGAATCCCATTACTGTCAGCCAGGAGCTACTGGTATTACCATCAACACCAGCATGGG ATCACTCTATATTGACTTTGATGCTATGACAGTCAGTGGGCCTTTTGCTAACCTCAGTATACGGCGAAATATGTTTCTGTCCCACAACCAAAAACAAGAAGTTGGCTGGTACTACAAAGATAACCATCGCTGGTGTGAATATGGATCTCAG GGATTGTCTGGTAACACATCTTCAATTACAAGTGATTCTATAGAGCAACAGTACATCAAAAACCCAAACGGCTCAATTCAGTTTTCTGCAGGGCACATGAATTACACTGTGGACTTCACTG CCATgactcaaacaaacatgtacaCACATATGAGGAGGAAAGTTAGAAGGCGGCCAAAATTCAATTCAACAGTTACAGTCAACAGCAG TTTACCAACAATTGCATATCCTGTACATTTGCCAAATATATCTACTGAATGCATCTGGGAGTTTATGGGTGATGAAGGCATCTGGACTGAGTTCCAGAAACCA GGATGTTCATTGGATAGCGCAGATATTGAGAGATTGTATCAGCAAAACCCTCAATCCCAGGTTTCATTCACTGCTGGACGACAAAATTACACACTTTGCTTAAGTG gAATGTATCAAATAAATAACCTGTATGGTACGAAAAGAGTTGTGAGGAGAATAGCAGGTGGAACCCAGCAAACAAACAG TCAATTTCCACAAGCTCGCTGGCAGTTCAAAGACATGGATGGTTTATGGAAGAATTATAATAAg GGTGGTTCTCGAGGTTATTGCAGTGTATCAAGTGAAGATATTGAGGCCCAGTACCAGCAAAACCCTTCAGGTACAATGAATTTCAGAGCGGGCAGATTCAACTATGACCTAAACTTCTCAG ACATGACCCAGACAAATCTGTCCACTTACACTATAAGAGATGTACGCCGCCTTTAG